From a single Litoribrevibacter albus genomic region:
- a CDS encoding chemotaxis protein CheB: MTIEGRKVAIVSDQPLSKSTLSKALNELGLVVALNTSPDRVTKEEISDENISAWVIDLADEDRWSDFLDDLLDLATAPLLFGEGEVPAFNSDEFIRWQRRFNKKVTSLLSPSETISIPEIEIPEIPEIKLPNKNAADDSESMVSGMAPEKPRARISLPANITGNWQKGSPAPYVWVLGASLGGPGAVKRFLDVLPEGLPVGFVYAQHIDNNFLPVLHQVLGRHSVFDMRQCGHKRKVGIGEVHIVPVNHQIQSSKSDGIIFVHNRPWQGLYSPNISHVMREFASCYGPDTGAIIFSGMGDDASDGAMAMSDAGAEVWVQRLNTCASASMPEAVIGTGRSSFQGTPEELAEKLVQIIASRHQDALRIDEHGDDVSIDDPIYPF, encoded by the coding sequence TTGACTATTGAAGGTAGAAAGGTTGCGATTGTATCGGATCAACCATTAAGTAAAAGCACGCTAAGCAAGGCTCTCAATGAGCTTGGCTTAGTAGTGGCTCTCAATACGTCTCCTGATCGTGTGACGAAAGAAGAAATAAGCGATGAGAATATTTCTGCTTGGGTGATCGATTTAGCGGATGAAGATCGTTGGTCTGACTTTTTGGACGACCTATTAGATCTGGCGACTGCCCCGTTGTTGTTTGGTGAGGGTGAAGTTCCCGCTTTTAACAGTGACGAATTTATCCGTTGGCAGCGTCGCTTCAATAAAAAAGTGACATCTCTGTTGAGCCCATCTGAAACGATTTCCATACCAGAAATTGAGATCCCTGAAATTCCCGAAATCAAACTGCCAAATAAGAATGCAGCAGATGATTCGGAGTCTATGGTTTCAGGCATGGCACCGGAGAAGCCAAGAGCTCGAATATCTTTACCTGCCAACATTACCGGGAACTGGCAAAAGGGCAGTCCTGCTCCATACGTTTGGGTTTTAGGAGCATCGTTAGGTGGTCCGGGTGCGGTGAAGCGTTTCCTGGATGTGTTGCCTGAGGGGCTTCCTGTTGGCTTTGTATATGCTCAGCATATCGATAACAACTTTTTGCCCGTTTTGCATCAAGTTCTGGGCCGCCATTCGGTGTTTGATATGCGCCAGTGCGGGCATAAGCGTAAAGTCGGCATTGGTGAAGTACATATTGTGCCTGTAAATCATCAAATTCAAAGCTCGAAAAGTGATGGCATCATTTTTGTTCACAATCGTCCGTGGCAGGGATTATATAGTCCGAATATCTCTCATGTAATGAGAGAGTTCGCGAGTTGTTATGGCCCGGATACAGGGGCAATTATTTTTAGTGGGATGGGCGATGATGCCTCCGATGGTGCAATGGCTATGTCGGATGCGGGAGCAGAAGTTTGGGTACAAAGACTGAATACCTGTGCCAGCGCATCAATGCCGGAAGCTGTAATTGGCACGGGCCGAAGCAGTTTTCAGGGAACACCGGAAGAGTTGGCGGAAAAGCTGGTTCAGATTATCGCATCCCGTCATCAGGACGCGTTGAGAATTGATGAGCATGGTGATGATGTCTCAATTGATGACCCCATTTACCCTTTCTAA
- a CDS encoding Hpt domain-containing protein: MTEHRDYVALEWVKGEIEETLKQAEQALEAYVESPEDGTRMRFCLTYIHQVHGTLQMVEFYGAALLAEEMEKVAQAIINNKVREVREAQEVLMQAILQLPGYLEHLQSGKDDIPVTLLPLLNDLRSACGESLLTETSLFSPNLLPLRSEGEFQFVSAGAAEKLSRLREAYKLGLLGVIRNQGLDKSFAALAKACMHLEQLCGEAPMARLWWIAGAIVEGMSNNSIESSFSLKGLLRQLEKEIVRLISDGDAALNAPVPEELAKNLLYYIAKSHSETPAVRSIKQVFGLNAALPEEQNQAFHGSYKSAMGSVVTALTEELANLKEQFDLFTRSADYDFAKLGELGASFKQIADTLAVLGLGPQRKALLDQIDRINHWIEVQEKPEQSELMSIASELLMLEVGLNNAVASNNKSESTSDIPVDALNTAQTAVVKECRNGLEQVKDAIIGYIASQWSVTEIQHVPELLKSVEGALAMVPQLLQASEILTQTRGIIEERLLAEPPEQPTWEMMDSLADAVAGVDYYLERVAENSQEEGGSVLQVAAESIAAITGTSLPEDSSFTPIEDIDLDDGNDDIVAIDDTLDLEPLELPSDTVSELAEATEFVEDSELVAESAPMAESESVDDVLEIDLPVLDEEVTDSAEPDTSSVEAADLEAETVVVPVEDELGLEFSELPEEPSIPVLDVEEEAELESDPVLAELDSIDDGLDLELGLASDEDLASILGDSSLESVLEVPQVTEASEIAQEEITDSTSDEASSDEAESDASDDMIDDEIIEIFVEEAEEVQETIAEFLPAYKANYENTDAQTEVRRAFHTLKGSGRLVGAEQVGELAWKVENMLNRVIDQTIQASPDLFDLIDDVCAVLPTLVASFSKGQPSGIDTQPLMDAADALIDGKGYQSGAASSLSVATSEEAVETDIPSSDAEDEASDSESLTSDTDELALDSSALESAELEISDNGVEEFEEAEIDDIDDSSREAFETDNLDQFSQLESEEDQSDSFDLAPDDIAAQLTESLSLGDSDDEDLAASELDAFDLEENDFTDGTLSEHEAEDQDTLEEIQLDGDETSDLLEIFKSEALTHLDVLDSYTQENLYKDSALLTDDVQRALHTLKGSAHMASVTPIAEFAGTCERVVKEVRAAHLMADQQLISQLSDAAGWIRDAIAHIDAQGQVDLTVDPDWLESLSSSFTRLPSELAVQQEGGAVVDTDVSPDHQMMNIFLMEGMDILGDIELIIQQWRSSPLNTQLANDLGAECETLAKAARMARLIAFGNMADTLDRFVTDITAMDGVPNSAFFDALDMGYESLVSLMDLLAAGQAISSTADQIAQIMSLDKASLVDPLQDVDLEEFSELEVYPEDEQSEEQTFDALGDVALDDAEVSMAMEEIASLDDLDLPDSGDDFTLEELASDDDLAALVDEFDEFGGTPAEASEAVELEEPEAIDDDTDEDSELVSIFLEEADDIVSHLDENLQQWRGQLDNEEPIQELQRAIHTLKGGARLAEIKPIGDLCHELENLYEGLSEGRLKYNEPLLDLLQDCHDAIATQVSDIHENKEPVAYPELEQRIIAELSSETPTPSYSESEEITELTAQADQELSQSVPQPLSSNVDPELVEIFLEEAEELLDSITEHLEQWADQQDDLTPVAELQRELHTLKGGARMAELAPIGDLGHELENLYEGLVNGMFASSDALIDLLRACHDRLTDMTDAVQNQQMPFAANDLIEAISEYCKTGAYDESVLAYSAPQTADVAHPDEHNSENEDAFDTDLSELDDAEDSDVVDQFEQLPELEVEAEDEIDLSELDQSTEEDVSIALADVLEEETEVQEQVDSTEEPEVQASVDELPEVEELPDLEEITEVIEATDVEVTDVEAIDAEDASDLDGALDLEGGLDLDGLAETEELAADFDQADFDDALTELALDAEAAKEDESALDDDIDLSAFGLSALDAAAMEVSDIFLEEASELSEQLDNACYAWSQDPNANGPKAEVLRLLHTLKGGARLAKLDPLAQATHELESHIEQYTGELTEGFFAGLVERIDQIGQLIEGSDEAGASPKSVESDSISDALEAMVEQSFDSDLSSELDLSSLDDAMSDTDTAELPSFELSDEDLLEEISLLDDDEDAPDELILGDEVEIEKIPAPEFGPSIREALVDQGSKVGQEAVKVSADLLENLVNLAGETSITRGRLETEVSDIGFTLEDMDMTVSRLREQLKRLDIETQAQISYRTEMQQTHDYDDFDPLEMDRYTNMQQLSRALLESVTDILDLRTTLENKVKDSETLLLQQSRINTELQEGLMKTRMVPFSRLVPRLRRIVRQVAQELGKQVDFKVENAEGEMDRTVMERMVAPLEHMLRNAVDHGVEMPDVRKKAGKKAKGTIELTVSREGGDVVLRLKDDGNGVNLEAVRNKAIERNLMKPDADLTDHEIMQFIFSPGFSTAQKVTQISGRGVGMDVVNSEIKQLGGNIAIDSEYGSGSEFEIRLPFTVSVNRALMVKVGDDLYAVPLNTIEGIVRVSPYELEEFYKEGSDLPYIYAGKEYRMEYMGTLLQSGHTPKLQGQVLPLPVLLVRGAEHPIALQVDSLMGSREVVVKSLGAQFSTVEGVSGATILGDGSVVIILDLAALIRAEHARFVEQANQDHVATEKVAVSDRPLKVMVVDDSVTVRKVTSRVLQRQGYEVFTAKDGVDAIAKLQDERPDIMLLDIEMPRMDGFEVASHVRHNEQIKDLPIIMITSRTGEKHRDRAMSIGVNHYMGKPFQEAALLETIELLVGK, encoded by the coding sequence ATGACTGAGCACCGCGACTATGTTGCCCTAGAGTGGGTAAAAGGTGAAATTGAAGAAACCCTGAAGCAAGCGGAACAGGCGCTTGAAGCTTATGTTGAGTCTCCTGAAGACGGAACTCGCATGCGTTTCTGTTTGACCTATATCCATCAGGTGCATGGTACTTTGCAGATGGTGGAGTTTTACGGGGCTGCACTTCTCGCTGAAGAGATGGAGAAGGTTGCTCAGGCAATCATCAATAACAAGGTTCGTGAAGTCAGAGAAGCTCAGGAAGTGTTGATGCAGGCAATTCTTCAATTGCCAGGCTATCTTGAACATCTTCAATCGGGCAAGGACGACATACCTGTAACTTTACTGCCTCTATTGAACGATCTTCGCTCTGCATGTGGTGAAAGTCTTCTTACCGAGACATCATTATTCAGCCCGAATCTGTTGCCGCTTCGTTCTGAAGGGGAATTTCAATTTGTTTCTGCCGGTGCTGCTGAAAAGCTTAGCCGTTTAAGAGAAGCTTATAAGCTGGGTCTGCTCGGTGTTATCCGAAACCAAGGGCTTGATAAAAGTTTTGCAGCACTGGCGAAAGCCTGTATGCATTTGGAGCAGCTCTGTGGTGAAGCTCCAATGGCTCGTTTATGGTGGATTGCAGGTGCGATTGTTGAGGGGATGTCCAATAACTCCATCGAGAGCAGCTTTTCCCTGAAAGGGCTGTTAAGGCAATTGGAAAAAGAGATTGTGAGACTCATCTCCGATGGCGACGCTGCATTAAATGCACCTGTGCCAGAAGAGTTAGCCAAAAATCTGCTGTACTACATTGCTAAATCCCATTCGGAAACGCCCGCTGTACGCAGTATCAAACAAGTCTTTGGCTTAAATGCAGCACTTCCTGAAGAACAGAATCAGGCATTTCATGGTTCATACAAGTCAGCCATGGGCTCGGTGGTAACTGCACTGACTGAAGAGCTGGCAAACCTGAAAGAGCAGTTTGATCTCTTTACTCGTTCTGCTGATTACGACTTTGCTAAGTTGGGTGAATTAGGCGCAAGCTTTAAACAAATCGCGGATACTTTGGCTGTTCTTGGATTAGGTCCTCAACGAAAAGCCTTATTGGATCAAATTGATCGTATTAATCATTGGATTGAAGTTCAGGAAAAACCTGAGCAATCTGAATTGATGTCGATTGCCAGTGAATTACTGATGTTAGAAGTCGGTTTGAACAATGCCGTTGCTTCTAACAATAAATCTGAATCGACTTCTGACATCCCGGTGGATGCGTTGAATACGGCGCAAACTGCGGTAGTTAAAGAGTGTCGTAACGGTTTAGAACAAGTAAAAGATGCCATCATCGGTTATATCGCATCGCAGTGGAGCGTGACTGAAATTCAACATGTGCCAGAGCTTCTTAAAAGTGTTGAAGGCGCATTGGCTATGGTGCCTCAGTTGCTTCAAGCCTCGGAAATACTTACGCAAACACGGGGTATCATTGAAGAACGCTTATTAGCTGAGCCGCCAGAACAACCAACTTGGGAAATGATGGACAGCCTTGCGGATGCTGTCGCCGGTGTTGATTATTATCTTGAGCGTGTAGCAGAAAACAGCCAGGAAGAAGGAGGGTCAGTCCTTCAGGTTGCTGCTGAGAGTATCGCAGCCATTACAGGTACATCGTTACCGGAAGATTCGTCATTTACACCGATTGAAGACATTGATTTAGATGATGGCAATGACGACATAGTCGCTATTGACGATACCTTAGATCTTGAACCTCTGGAGTTGCCGTCTGACACGGTAAGCGAACTCGCTGAAGCGACTGAGTTTGTGGAGGATTCTGAGCTTGTTGCAGAATCAGCTCCTATGGCGGAATCAGAGTCAGTTGATGACGTGCTAGAAATAGACCTTCCTGTCTTGGATGAGGAAGTGACGGATTCAGCTGAGCCAGATACATCTTCCGTTGAAGCCGCAGACCTTGAGGCAGAAACCGTTGTTGTTCCGGTCGAAGATGAACTAGGTTTGGAGTTCTCTGAACTGCCTGAGGAACCTTCGATTCCGGTTTTGGATGTGGAAGAGGAAGCTGAGCTGGAGTCAGATCCTGTTTTAGCTGAGCTGGATTCCATTGATGATGGGCTAGATCTAGAACTTGGTTTGGCCTCTGATGAAGACTTAGCTTCTATATTAGGTGACAGTTCTCTCGAGTCTGTTTTGGAAGTTCCTCAAGTCACTGAAGCTTCCGAGATTGCTCAAGAAGAAATTACGGACAGTACGTCTGATGAAGCCTCGTCGGACGAGGCTGAATCGGATGCTTCTGACGATATGATTGATGATGAAATCATCGAGATTTTTGTTGAAGAAGCAGAAGAAGTTCAAGAAACCATAGCCGAGTTCCTTCCTGCATATAAAGCGAACTATGAGAACACAGATGCTCAAACGGAAGTCAGACGAGCATTCCATACCTTAAAAGGCAGTGGTCGCCTTGTCGGTGCTGAGCAAGTGGGTGAACTTGCTTGGAAAGTAGAAAACATGCTCAATCGCGTGATTGATCAGACAATTCAGGCATCGCCGGATTTGTTTGATTTGATAGACGATGTGTGTGCGGTATTGCCAACTCTAGTGGCCTCTTTTTCGAAAGGGCAACCTTCCGGCATCGATACTCAACCGCTAATGGATGCGGCTGATGCTTTGATTGACGGTAAAGGATATCAATCCGGTGCTGCATCATCTCTATCGGTTGCGACCTCGGAAGAGGCTGTTGAGACTGACATTCCATCATCGGATGCTGAAGATGAAGCAAGCGACAGCGAGTCTCTGACTTCAGATACTGATGAACTGGCATTAGATAGCTCAGCACTTGAAAGCGCTGAGCTTGAAATCTCAGACAATGGCGTTGAAGAATTCGAAGAAGCAGAGATCGATGACATTGATGATTCTTCACGTGAAGCGTTTGAAACGGACAATCTGGATCAATTCTCACAACTTGAGAGTGAGGAAGATCAGAGTGATTCCTTCGATTTAGCCCCTGACGATATCGCTGCTCAGCTGACTGAGTCACTGTCTCTAGGCGATTCGGATGACGAAGATTTAGCCGCTTCTGAGCTGGATGCCTTTGATCTTGAAGAGAATGACTTTACCGATGGCACTCTTTCTGAGCACGAAGCAGAAGATCAAGATACCCTTGAAGAAATTCAGTTGGACGGTGATGAGACGTCGGATCTGTTAGAAATCTTCAAGAGTGAAGCACTAACGCATTTGGATGTGTTGGATAGCTATACGCAAGAGAATCTTTATAAGGATTCCGCGCTACTGACGGACGATGTACAACGAGCCTTGCATACCTTGAAAGGTAGTGCTCACATGGCTTCTGTGACACCAATTGCTGAGTTTGCAGGTACCTGTGAACGAGTCGTTAAAGAAGTTCGCGCGGCGCATTTGATGGCAGATCAGCAACTGATTTCTCAGTTGTCGGATGCAGCTGGTTGGATTCGCGATGCGATTGCTCACATTGATGCGCAAGGACAGGTAGATTTAACGGTAGATCCTGATTGGCTTGAATCCCTGTCTTCCTCATTTACGCGTCTTCCTAGCGAACTTGCAGTACAGCAAGAGGGTGGTGCTGTTGTTGATACTGATGTATCTCCTGATCATCAAATGATGAATATCTTCCTGATGGAAGGTATGGATATCTTGGGGGATATTGAATTAATCATTCAGCAATGGCGCTCATCGCCATTGAATACACAGCTGGCCAATGACCTTGGTGCGGAATGTGAGACGCTTGCCAAAGCGGCTCGTATGGCAAGATTGATTGCGTTTGGTAATATGGCCGACACGTTAGACCGTTTTGTTACAGACATCACGGCTATGGATGGAGTGCCAAACAGCGCATTCTTCGATGCATTGGATATGGGATACGAGTCTCTTGTTTCCTTGATGGATCTCCTGGCAGCTGGTCAGGCTATTTCTTCAACGGCTGATCAGATTGCACAAATTATGTCTCTGGACAAAGCCTCTCTGGTTGACCCTCTTCAAGATGTTGATCTGGAAGAATTCTCTGAATTGGAGGTTTATCCAGAAGACGAGCAAAGTGAAGAACAAACCTTCGATGCCTTGGGCGATGTAGCACTGGATGATGCTGAAGTGTCCATGGCCATGGAAGAAATTGCGTCCTTGGATGATTTGGATCTGCCTGATTCGGGTGATGATTTTACCCTTGAAGAATTGGCGTCGGATGATGATCTAGCCGCATTGGTTGACGAATTTGATGAGTTTGGTGGTACGCCTGCTGAAGCTTCAGAAGCTGTGGAGCTAGAAGAACCGGAAGCCATTGACGATGATACCGATGAAGACAGTGAATTGGTCAGTATTTTCTTGGAAGAGGCCGATGACATTGTTTCGCACCTGGATGAGAATCTTCAGCAATGGCGCGGTCAATTAGATAATGAAGAGCCGATTCAGGAATTGCAGCGCGCGATTCACACCTTAAAAGGTGGTGCGCGTTTGGCTGAAATTAAGCCAATCGGTGATTTGTGCCATGAGCTAGAAAATCTGTACGAAGGATTATCAGAAGGTCGTTTAAAATACAACGAGCCGCTATTAGATCTGTTACAAGATTGTCATGATGCTATTGCTACTCAGGTTTCTGACATTCATGAAAACAAAGAACCTGTGGCCTATCCGGAGCTAGAACAGCGCATCATTGCTGAGCTGTCTTCGGAGACTCCTACCCCGTCTTATTCCGAGTCAGAAGAAATCACTGAGCTAACAGCTCAAGCTGACCAAGAACTGTCTCAGTCAGTGCCTCAGCCTCTGAGCAGCAATGTGGACCCAGAGTTGGTTGAAATCTTCCTGGAAGAAGCGGAAGAGCTGCTCGATAGCATTACTGAGCACTTGGAACAATGGGCCGATCAACAGGACGATTTAACGCCAGTAGCCGAGCTTCAAAGGGAACTTCATACTTTGAAGGGTGGCGCACGAATGGCCGAGCTGGCTCCAATTGGTGACTTGGGGCATGAATTAGAAAATCTTTATGAAGGGCTGGTCAATGGAATGTTTGCCAGTTCTGATGCTCTTATTGATCTGCTTCGCGCTTGTCATGACCGTTTAACGGATATGACGGACGCGGTTCAAAACCAGCAAATGCCATTTGCTGCGAATGATTTAATCGAAGCTATTTCTGAGTACTGTAAGACAGGCGCGTATGATGAGTCTGTATTAGCTTACAGTGCTCCGCAAACTGCAGACGTTGCTCATCCTGATGAACACAATAGTGAAAACGAAGACGCATTCGATACGGATTTGTCGGAGTTAGACGACGCCGAAGACAGTGATGTTGTTGATCAGTTTGAACAATTGCCTGAGCTTGAAGTTGAAGCGGAAGACGAGATTGACTTGTCTGAACTGGATCAATCCACTGAAGAAGACGTTTCTATAGCTCTTGCAGATGTACTTGAAGAAGAGACTGAAGTCCAAGAACAGGTTGACTCAACTGAAGAACCTGAAGTTCAGGCAAGCGTTGATGAGTTACCCGAAGTTGAGGAACTACCTGATCTAGAAGAAATTACAGAGGTTATTGAAGCTACAGATGTCGAAGTTACAGATGTAGAAGCCATAGACGCTGAAGACGCTTCAGATCTCGATGGTGCCTTGGATCTTGAGGGTGGCTTGGATCTTGATGGGTTAGCTGAGACAGAAGAGCTGGCAGCTGATTTTGATCAGGCCGATTTTGACGATGCTTTAACTGAGCTGGCTTTGGATGCAGAGGCAGCCAAGGAAGATGAGTCTGCTCTCGATGATGATATTGATCTTAGCGCCTTTGGATTGTCTGCACTTGATGCAGCAGCGATGGAAGTATCGGATATCTTCCTGGAAGAGGCTTCTGAGCTGTCGGAGCAATTAGATAACGCCTGTTATGCTTGGTCACAAGATCCTAATGCCAATGGACCGAAAGCAGAAGTTCTGCGTTTGCTTCATACCCTGAAAGGGGGGGCAAGGCTAGCCAAACTGGACCCACTAGCCCAAGCCACACATGAGTTAGAGAGCCATATTGAACAGTATACGGGTGAACTCACTGAAGGTTTCTTTGCTGGCCTGGTAGAGCGTATCGATCAAATCGGTCAGTTAATTGAAGGTTCAGATGAAGCGGGTGCTTCTCCAAAATCTGTTGAGAGTGACTCTATCAGCGATGCTCTCGAAGCAATGGTGGAGCAGTCATTTGATTCCGATTTGTCGTCAGAGCTGGATCTGTCGTCATTGGATGACGCTATGTCGGACACTGACACGGCTGAATTACCTTCTTTTGAATTATCAGACGAAGATTTACTTGAAGAAATATCGTTACTTGATGATGACGAAGACGCACCGGATGAATTGATTCTGGGTGACGAAGTTGAAATTGAGAAAATTCCAGCACCTGAGTTTGGTCCGTCAATTCGTGAAGCTTTAGTGGATCAAGGTTCTAAAGTGGGGCAAGAAGCCGTTAAGGTTTCGGCTGACCTGCTTGAGAATCTTGTGAACCTTGCGGGTGAGACATCCATTACCCGTGGTCGATTGGAAACTGAAGTATCCGATATCGGCTTCACCCTTGAAGATATGGATATGACGGTAAGCCGACTGAGAGAACAGTTGAAGCGTCTGGATATTGAAACGCAAGCTCAGATCTCTTACCGGACAGAGATGCAACAGACGCATGATTATGACGACTTTGATCCTTTGGAGATGGATCGTTATACCAACATGCAGCAGTTGTCTCGTGCTTTATTGGAATCGGTGACGGATATTCTTGATCTGCGCACAACCTTGGAAAACAAGGTAAAAGATTCTGAAACATTACTGCTCCAGCAGTCACGCATTAATACCGAGCTACAAGAAGGCTTGATGAAAACTCGAATGGTGCCGTTCAGCCGTTTGGTACCTCGTCTTCGTCGAATTGTTCGTCAGGTAGCACAGGAGCTGGGTAAGCAGGTCGACTTTAAAGTCGAGAACGCTGAAGGTGAAATGGATCGTACGGTGATGGAGCGCATGGTTGCGCCTCTTGAACATATGCTTCGTAATGCGGTTGACCACGGTGTTGAAATGCCTGACGTCCGTAAGAAAGCGGGTAAAAAAGCCAAAGGTACGATCGAGCTGACGGTCAGTCGTGAGGGCGGTGATGTTGTGCTTCGCCTGAAAGATGATGGTAACGGAGTTAACCTGGAAGCCGTTCGTAATAAGGCCATCGAACGAAACTTGATGAAGCCTGATGCGGATTTAACCGATCACGAAATCATGCAGTTTATCTTTAGTCCAGGCTTCTCCACTGCTCAGAAAGTGACTCAAATCTCTGGTCGTGGCGTTGGTATGGACGTTGTGAACAGCGAAATCAAGCAGCTAGGTGGTAACATTGCTATTGATTCTGAATACGGTTCAGGGTCTGAGTTTGAAATTCGTCTTCCGTTTACAGTATCGGTTAACCGTGCCTTGATGGTGAAGGTGGGTGATGATCTTTATGCCGTTCCGTTGAATACCATTGAAGGTATTGTGCGTGTCAGTCCGTATGAACTGGAAGAGTTCTACAAAGAAGGCTCTGATTTGCCTTATATCTATGCGGGTAAAGAATATCGTATGGAATATATGGGGACGCTGCTGCAATCTGGTCATACGCCGAAGCTGCAAGGACAAGTTCTGCCGTTGCCAGTACTTCTGGTGCGTGGTGCAGAGCATCCGATTGCATTGCAGGTAGACAGCCTGATGGGTAGCCGTGAGGTGGTTGTGAAATCACTTGGCGCTCAGTTCAGTACTGTTGAAGGTGTTTCTGGAGCGACTATTCTTGGTGATGGTAGCGTAGTTATCATTTTGGATTTGGCTGCACTAATCAGGGCTGAGCATGCTCGTTTTGTGGAGCAAGCCAACCAAGATCATGTGGCGACGGAAAAGGTTGCTGTGTCCGATCGACCATTGAAAGTGATGGTGGTGGATGATTCGGTGACAGTTCGTAAGGTAACGTCACGTGTTCTTCAGCGTCAGGGCTATGAAGTGTTCACGGCCAAAGACGGCGTGGATGCCATTGCTAAATTACAGGATGAGCGTCCTGATATTATGCTTCTGGATATTGAGATGCCTCGAATGGATGGCTTTGAGGTGGCATCGCATGTTCGTCACAATGAACAAATTAAAGATCTTCCTATAATTATGATTACATCCCGAACGGGTGAAAAACACAGAGATCGAGCAATGTCGATTGGTGTGAATCACTATATGGGTAAACCGTTCCAGGAAGCGGCACTGTTAGAAACCATTGAGTTGTTGGTTGGTAAATAA
- a CDS encoding 16S rRNA (uracil(1498)-N(3))-methyltransferase, with protein MRIPRIYTKALDQALDNLWLDADTSHYLGRVLRMKPEQQLYLFDGQGYEVLARIIQFEGKQKTQVEVLEIIDNNTESPVRIHLGQSISKGDRMEFTIQKSVELGVAEITPLWADRCEVKLKGERLQKKVEHWQSIAVSACEQSGRSVVPRINMPSTVNEWVTSCSEKTKITLHHRATTSLKSIEAPDSAALLIGPEGGLTEQEIETSEAAGFESIAMGPRVLRTETASLAALSLMQYEWGDF; from the coding sequence ATGCGTATACCCCGTATATATACCAAAGCACTAGATCAGGCTCTTGACAACTTATGGCTGGATGCAGACACCAGTCACTACTTAGGTCGTGTGCTCCGCATGAAGCCCGAACAACAGCTGTATTTGTTTGATGGTCAGGGGTATGAAGTACTGGCTCGTATTATCCAGTTCGAAGGGAAACAAAAGACCCAGGTTGAAGTCTTGGAGATCATTGACAATAACACCGAGTCACCGGTCAGAATTCATCTGGGTCAGAGTATCTCCAAAGGCGATCGCATGGAGTTTACCATTCAGAAATCCGTAGAACTGGGGGTTGCCGAAATCACCCCGCTATGGGCAGATCGCTGTGAGGTAAAATTGAAGGGAGAACGCCTGCAAAAGAAAGTGGAACATTGGCAATCCATCGCAGTCTCCGCCTGTGAACAATCCGGCCGAAGTGTTGTACCACGAATCAATATGCCGAGCACCGTGAATGAATGGGTCACAAGTTGTTCAGAGAAAACCAAGATCACACTGCATCACAGAGCAACGACCAGTCTGAAATCCATTGAAGCACCAGACAGTGCTGCACTATTGATTGGTCCCGAAGGTGGGCTGACAGAACAGGAAATCGAAACCAGCGAGGCGGCCGGTTTTGAATCGATTGCGATGGGGCCGAGAGTACTTCGTACAGAGACAGCCAGTTTGGCGGCTCTGTCGTTAATGCAGTACGAGTGGGGAGACTTTTAA
- a CDS encoding chemotaxis protein CheW — protein sequence MAEQTNQVACLRIPKDPNNLLLPNVSVAEVIPYKAPLKDSGPEWFKGFFTWRNTKVPVVSMELVNGEAELDVNERTRLAVINRLSDSAKFEFFAVLIKDLPTLVRVHEEDLKPEDGTTQASELSLAQLEQQVVVIPDLEKLEIMVNELA from the coding sequence ATGGCAGAACAAACGAATCAGGTGGCGTGCTTACGGATTCCAAAAGATCCCAATAACTTGTTATTGCCTAACGTTTCTGTCGCTGAGGTGATTCCTTATAAAGCGCCATTGAAAGACAGTGGGCCAGAATGGTTTAAAGGGTTCTTCACCTGGAGAAACACAAAAGTCCCCGTGGTTTCTATGGAACTGGTTAATGGAGAGGCGGAATTAGACGTTAATGAGCGAACTCGATTGGCGGTGATCAATCGGTTATCTGACTCAGCGAAGTTCGAGTTTTTTGCTGTGTTGATTAAAGACTTACCGACCTTGGTGCGGGTGCATGAAGAAGACCTGAAGCCTGAGGACGGTACTACTCAGGCATCGGAATTGAGCTTGGCTCAACTAGAGCAGCAGGTGGTTGTAATTCCTGATCTGGAGAAGCTCGAAATTATGGTCAATGAGCTGGCTTAA